The following are from one region of the Strix uralensis isolate ZFMK-TIS-50842 chromosome 4, bStrUra1, whole genome shotgun sequence genome:
- the CDKL1 gene encoding cyclin-dependent kinase-like 1 isoform X2, which translates to MERYEKLGKVGEGSYGVVFKCRKKDTGQIVAIKKFLESEEDPVIRKIALREIRMLKQLKHPNLVNLLEVFRRKRRLHLVFEYCDHTVLHELDKHPRGVPEHLVKSITWQTLQAVNFCHKHNCIHRDVKPENILITKHSVIKLCDFGFARILTGPSDYYTDYVATRWYRSPELLVGDTQYGPPVDVWAIGCVFAELLSGVPLWPGKSDVDQLYLIRRTLGDLIPRHQQVFSTNQFFSGVRIPDPESMGCLRLDPVERQTCEQLLQHPYFDSIREVADLGKEHEKTARKPARLARKHVPGHLPQLTSCNVLPALDSKKYCCKTRKLSYHFPNI; encoded by the exons ATGGAGCGGTACGAGAAGCTGGGAAAGGTCGGGGAGGGCTCCTATGGCGTCGTCTTCAAGTGCCGCAAGAAGGACACGGGGCAGATCGTGGCCATTAAGAAGTTCCTGGAGTCCGAGGAAGACCCGGTGATCAGGAAGATCGCCCTGCGGGAGATCCGCATGCTGAAG CAACTGAAACACCCCAACCTGGTGAACCTGCTGGAGGTGTTCAGGAGGAAGCGGAGGCTGCATCTGGTCTTCGAATACTGCGACCACACAGTTCTCCACGAGCTGGACAAGCACCCCCGGGG gGTGCCGGAGCATCTAGTGAAGAGCATAACCTGGCAGACCCTCCAAGCTGTGAACTTCTGCCATAAACACAAT tgcATCCACCGAGATGTAAAGCCAGAAAACATCCTGATAACAAAACACTCGGTCATCAAACTTTGTGACTTTGGATTTGCTCGCATACTGA CTGGTCCCAGTGATTATTACACCGACTACGTGGCTACCAGGTGGTACCGCTCTCCGGAGTTACTTGTGGGGGACACCCAGTACGGCCCTCCCGTGGACGTGTGGGCGATAGGCTGTGTCTTTGCGGAGCTGCTCTCCGGGGTCCCTCTCTGGCCTGGCAAGTCTGATGTTGACCAGCTGTACCTCATCCGGAGAACCCTGG GGGATCTCATTCCCAGGCACCAGCAAGTGTTCAGCACCAACCAGTTCTTCAGCGGGGTACGAATTCCAGACCCGGAGAGCATG GGTTGCCTTCGTCTGGACCCTGTGGAGAGGCAGACGtgtgagcagctgctgcagcatcccTATTTTGACAGCATTAGGGAGGTGGCGGATCTGgggaaagaacatgaaaaaacgGCTCGGAAACCAGCCAGGCTGGCTCGGAAGCACGTGCCAGGG CACCTGCCTCAGTTAACCAGCTGTAACGTTCTGCCAGCTCTGGACAGCAAGAAGTACTGCTGCAAAACAAGGAAATTGAGCTACCATTTCCCCAACATCTAA
- the DMAC2L gene encoding ATP synthase subunit s, mitochondrial encodes MLLGKVVRPACRLSKLPPPGACRHFWGWLNAVFNKVDYERIEAVGPDRAASEWLLRCGALVRYRGYQKWQQDYNGLPTGPLGKYKIEAINATESCIMYRGFDYLDGLEHVTEIKLQKCIYIQDECLQRLSETKNLQKSLLQLRIISCGNVTDKGIIALHRLTNLEYLYLSDLPGIREKEMTVRVLQQALPNLELELDLE; translated from the exons ATGCTTTTGGGAAAAGTTGTGCGGCCGGCGTGCCGCCTAAGCAagctgccgccgccgggcgccTGCAGGCACTTCTGGGGATGGCTGAATGCCGTGTTCAACAA AGTGGACTACGAACGTATAGAAGCCGTTGGCCCTGACAGGGCGGCTTCAGAGTGGCTGTTGCGCTGCGGTGCGCTGGTGCGCTATCGAGGCTATCAGAAATGGCAGCAGGACTACAACGGTCTCCCAACGGGGCCCTTGGGGAAATACAAGATTGAAGCGATTAACGCCACTGAATCCTGCATCATGTACAGAGGATTTGACTATTTGG ATGGTCTCGAACATGTTACAGAAATCAAGCTGCAGAAGTGTATTTACATACAGGACGAGTGTCTGCAGAGGCTCAGCGAGACGAAGAATCTGCAAAAGAGTCTCCTCCAGCTGCGGATCATTTCCTGTGGGAACGTCACAGATAAAGGCATCATCGCGCTTCACAGGCTGAC gaaCCTTGAATATTTGTATCTGAGTGACCTTCCCGGAataagagagaaggaaatgactGTTCGTGTCCTTCAGCAGGCACTGCCAAacctggagctggagctggatcTAGAATAA
- the CDKL1 gene encoding cyclin-dependent kinase-like 1 isoform X1 produces MERYEKLGKVGEGSYGVVFKCRKKDTGQIVAIKKFLESEEDPVIRKIALREIRMLKQLKHPNLVNLLEVFRRKRRLHLVFEYCDHTVLHELDKHPRGVPEHLVKSITWQTLQAVNFCHKHNCIHRDVKPENILITKHSVIKLCDFGFARILTGPSDYYTDYVATRWYRSPELLVGDTQYGPPVDVWAIGCVFAELLSGVPLWPGKSDVDQLYLIRRTLGDLIPRHQQVFSTNQFFSGVRIPDPESMEPLEMKFPSISYSALTLMKGCLRLDPVERQTCEQLLQHPYFDSIREVADLGKEHEKTARKPARLARKHVPGHLPQLTSCNVLPALDSKKYCCKTRKLSYHFPNI; encoded by the exons ATGGAGCGGTACGAGAAGCTGGGAAAGGTCGGGGAGGGCTCCTATGGCGTCGTCTTCAAGTGCCGCAAGAAGGACACGGGGCAGATCGTGGCCATTAAGAAGTTCCTGGAGTCCGAGGAAGACCCGGTGATCAGGAAGATCGCCCTGCGGGAGATCCGCATGCTGAAG CAACTGAAACACCCCAACCTGGTGAACCTGCTGGAGGTGTTCAGGAGGAAGCGGAGGCTGCATCTGGTCTTCGAATACTGCGACCACACAGTTCTCCACGAGCTGGACAAGCACCCCCGGGG gGTGCCGGAGCATCTAGTGAAGAGCATAACCTGGCAGACCCTCCAAGCTGTGAACTTCTGCCATAAACACAAT tgcATCCACCGAGATGTAAAGCCAGAAAACATCCTGATAACAAAACACTCGGTCATCAAACTTTGTGACTTTGGATTTGCTCGCATACTGA CTGGTCCCAGTGATTATTACACCGACTACGTGGCTACCAGGTGGTACCGCTCTCCGGAGTTACTTGTGGGGGACACCCAGTACGGCCCTCCCGTGGACGTGTGGGCGATAGGCTGTGTCTTTGCGGAGCTGCTCTCCGGGGTCCCTCTCTGGCCTGGCAAGTCTGATGTTGACCAGCTGTACCTCATCCGGAGAACCCTGG GGGATCTCATTCCCAGGCACCAGCAAGTGTTCAGCACCAACCAGTTCTTCAGCGGGGTACGAATTCCAGACCCGGAGAGCATG gagcCATTAGAAATGAAATTCCCTAGCATTTCATACTCTGCTTTAACTCTCATGAAG GGTTGCCTTCGTCTGGACCCTGTGGAGAGGCAGACGtgtgagcagctgctgcagcatcccTATTTTGACAGCATTAGGGAGGTGGCGGATCTGgggaaagaacatgaaaaaacgGCTCGGAAACCAGCCAGGCTGGCTCGGAAGCACGTGCCAGGG CACCTGCCTCAGTTAACCAGCTGTAACGTTCTGCCAGCTCTGGACAGCAAGAAGTACTGCTGCAAAACAAGGAAATTGAGCTACCATTTCCCCAACATCTAA